In a single window of the Natronosalvus caseinilyticus genome:
- a CDS encoding sugar-transfer associated ATP-grasp domain-containing protein, protein MVYDFDTYDPSLYLDDYQRYVRTGRINDHWSALIDNKLAFHEVLGKFASHRSTVHGLLKNGWFHAFDSSETTEIASDGGIKLERPTDSTVSRPTRDPIDWLDETLSDGEQLVLKWFSGGGGNNVHFLERTDGSYLYDGEPLTDNELARTLADLQDYLVCEFVEQDEYAAKLYSDTVNTLRVITMYDERAQEAFIPIAVQRIGTSDSAPVDNFSKGGLSAEVDRETGTLGPGAQYYRRDSVEWHDTHPETGSRIEGTTVPGWDEIRAKLLEIANELSYMPYVGWDIVVTGDGEFKIIEGNSQTGVTALQVHRPLLADERARRFYRRHDVV, encoded by the coding sequence ATGGTCTACGACTTCGACACCTACGACCCGTCACTGTATCTCGACGACTATCAGCGGTACGTTCGAACGGGTCGAATCAACGACCACTGGAGCGCACTGATCGACAATAAACTCGCCTTTCACGAGGTCCTTGGCAAGTTTGCGTCCCATCGGTCGACGGTACACGGACTGCTCAAGAACGGCTGGTTCCACGCGTTCGATTCGAGTGAGACCACTGAAATCGCGAGCGACGGTGGCATCAAACTCGAGCGTCCGACCGATTCCACCGTGTCGCGTCCGACCAGGGATCCAATCGACTGGCTCGACGAGACCCTTTCGGACGGAGAGCAACTCGTTTTGAAGTGGTTCAGCGGCGGCGGCGGAAACAACGTCCACTTCCTCGAGCGCACGGACGGGTCGTACCTGTACGACGGCGAGCCACTGACCGACAACGAGCTCGCTCGGACGCTCGCGGACCTCCAGGACTACCTCGTCTGCGAGTTCGTCGAGCAGGACGAGTACGCTGCCAAACTGTACTCCGACACGGTGAACACGCTCCGGGTGATCACGATGTACGACGAGCGAGCGCAGGAGGCGTTCATCCCGATCGCCGTCCAGCGGATCGGCACCAGCGATTCCGCGCCCGTCGACAACTTCTCGAAGGGTGGATTGTCCGCGGAAGTCGACAGAGAGACTGGAACGCTCGGTCCCGGCGCCCAGTACTATCGCAGAGACAGCGTCGAGTGGCACGACACGCACCCCGAAACCGGCTCCCGCATCGAGGGGACGACGGTTCCAGGCTGGGACGAGATTCGAGCCAAACTGCTCGAGATTGCCAACGAACTCTCGTACATGCCCTACGTCGGGTGGGACATCGTCGTCACGGGCGACGGCGAATTCAAGATCATCGAGGGGAACAGCCAGACGGGCGTCACTGCGCTACAGGTACACCGCCCGCTCCTCGCCGACGAGCGAGCGCGACGGTTTTATCGGCGACACGACGTCGTTTGA
- a CDS encoding YbjQ family protein — protein MQITTTETVPDGEIDEILGVARGNTVEARNVGRDITQWIRNIFGGELKAYSELLSKARDEAVDRMEADAERMGADAVVNVRLETSQITDGGSEVMAYGTAVRLR, from the coding sequence ATGCAAATCACCACCACCGAAACCGTTCCAGACGGCGAAATAGACGAAATCCTCGGCGTGGCCCGCGGAAACACCGTGGAAGCCAGAAACGTCGGCCGCGACATCACCCAGTGGATTCGCAACATCTTCGGCGGCGAGCTCAAGGCCTACTCCGAACTGCTCTCGAAAGCGCGCGACGAGGCCGTCGACCGCATGGAAGCCGACGCCGAGCGCATGGGTGCCGACGCGGTCGTCAACGTCCGCCTCGAGACCTCCCAGATTACCGATGGTGGCTCGGAGGTCATGGCCTACGGGACGGCCGTTCGGCTTCGGTGA
- a CDS encoding glucose 1-dehydrogenase, translating to MKTIAVEPGSGEPVMLEKPVPDPADGEALVRTLRVGVDGTDHEVIAGEHGGVPEGEDHLVLGHEAVGVVEDANGTDLEEGQIVVPTVRRPPNGSNRYFESGYPDMAPEGEYHECGIVGAHGFMAEYFTSPAQYLIPIPEELAPIGFLVEPITISEKAIEHAAASRSAFDWQPESAMVLGNGSLGLLTVAMLAETLEFDRTYCLGRRDRPDPTIDIVESLGATYVDSRETPVSKVPEAYEGMDFIYEATGYAPHAFETIEALAPNGVGALLGVPSSWTFEIDGGALHEEFVLHNKALVGSVNANRGHFEAAIDTLTQLPSSFLDDLVTGIYDVDAFEAAFVDDDTTIKTAVEFDRI from the coding sequence ATGAAAACGATCGCAGTCGAGCCGGGCTCGGGCGAGCCAGTGATGCTCGAGAAGCCGGTTCCCGACCCGGCTGACGGCGAAGCCCTCGTTCGAACGCTCCGCGTCGGCGTCGACGGGACCGACCACGAGGTCATCGCGGGTGAGCACGGCGGCGTCCCCGAGGGCGAAGATCACCTCGTACTGGGCCACGAGGCCGTCGGCGTCGTCGAGGACGCAAACGGGACTGACCTCGAGGAGGGCCAGATCGTCGTCCCGACGGTTCGACGGCCGCCGAACGGGTCGAATCGCTACTTCGAGTCGGGCTATCCCGATATGGCACCCGAGGGCGAGTACCACGAGTGCGGCATCGTCGGTGCCCACGGGTTCATGGCGGAGTACTTCACCAGCCCGGCCCAGTACCTGATTCCGATCCCGGAAGAACTGGCGCCGATCGGCTTCCTCGTCGAACCGATCACCATCTCCGAGAAGGCCATCGAACACGCCGCCGCCAGTCGGTCGGCGTTCGACTGGCAACCCGAGTCCGCGATGGTCCTCGGCAATGGCTCGCTCGGCCTCCTGACCGTCGCCATGCTCGCGGAAACCCTCGAGTTCGATCGCACGTACTGCCTCGGCCGGCGTGATCGGCCGGACCCGACGATCGACATCGTCGAGTCCCTCGGCGCGACGTACGTGGACTCGCGGGAGACGCCGGTGTCCAAGGTTCCCGAAGCGTACGAGGGGATGGACTTCATCTACGAGGCGACCGGCTACGCCCCCCACGCGTTCGAGACGATCGAGGCGCTCGCGCCCAACGGCGTCGGTGCCCTGCTCGGCGTTCCCTCGAGCTGGACGTTCGAGATCGACGGCGGCGCGCTCCACGAGGAGTTCGTGCTCCACAACAAGGCACTGGTCGGGAGCGTCAACGCCAACCGCGGCCACTTCGAGGCCGCCATCGACACGCTCACGCAGCTGCCGTCGTCGTTCCTGGACGACCTCGTGACCGGGATTTACGACGTCGACGCCTTCGAGGCGGCATTCGTCGACGACGACACGACTATAAAAACGGCGGTCGAATTCGATCGTATATGA
- a CDS encoding glutaredoxin family protein — protein sequence MTFQPESSLEQDEVDEIVETALDENDVVLFMKGNELMPQCGYSQRALELIGKHRSDIETVDVLESLPEFREALSEHSGWETIPQTYVDGEFVGGSDVLAELDERGELETTLQASH from the coding sequence ATGACGTTTCAGCCAGAAAGCAGCCTCGAGCAAGACGAGGTCGACGAGATCGTCGAAACCGCCCTCGACGAGAACGACGTCGTCCTCTTCATGAAGGGCAACGAACTCATGCCCCAGTGTGGGTACTCCCAGCGCGCCCTCGAGTTGATCGGCAAGCACCGAAGCGATATCGAGACGGTGGACGTGCTCGAGTCCCTGCCCGAGTTCCGGGAGGCACTCTCGGAACACAGCGGCTGGGAGACGATCCCACAGACCTACGTCGACGGCGAGTTCGTCGGCGGGTCGGACGTCCTGGCCGAACTCGACGAGCGCGGCGAACTCGAGACGACGCTCCAGGCGAGTCACTGA
- the mce gene encoding methylmalonyl-CoA epimerase, whose protein sequence is MRFDHAGIATEDAQALANLYAELFDVEIVHEETFDGMTVVFLAFENGYFELLEPQEEGTIATYLERNGPGIHHLAVETDDAAAALERARDLGIECIDDEPRPGAWGHDVAFLHPRDTGGILLEFVEH, encoded by the coding sequence ATGCGCTTCGACCACGCAGGAATCGCGACCGAAGACGCCCAGGCGCTGGCCAACCTGTACGCCGAGCTCTTCGACGTCGAAATCGTCCACGAGGAGACGTTCGACGGGATGACCGTCGTCTTCCTCGCGTTCGAGAACGGCTACTTCGAGTTGCTCGAGCCCCAGGAGGAGGGCACCATCGCGACGTACCTCGAGCGAAACGGCCCCGGAATCCACCACCTCGCGGTCGAGACCGATGACGCGGCGGCGGCCCTCGAACGCGCTCGGGACCTCGGCATCGAGTGTATCGACGACGAACCGCGGCCCGGCGCCTGGGGCCACGACGTGGCGTTTCTGCATCCTCGGGATACGGGCGGCATCTTGCTCGAGTTCGTCGAGCACTGA
- a CDS encoding DUF7110 family protein: MSTEESRHVYRLHSTLELPLEDLEEHLETATYPDGVTDVELTRRNNTLILKAVSNDETVSKYTPTAQLKASVTENRVYEEDPEERRQNSFRWDEDEEEEIESELVEFAAFKGDRETVLQNSLLQYEMFKVLCDIALQTEKGTLTAISERDGDLEATRIVDGEARPADVEVVEGPRERKSASSGVNWRDNKFISD; the protein is encoded by the coding sequence ATGTCAACAGAGGAATCCAGACACGTGTATCGGCTCCACTCCACGCTCGAACTCCCGCTCGAGGACCTCGAAGAGCACCTCGAGACGGCGACCTACCCCGACGGCGTCACCGACGTCGAGCTCACCCGCCGAAACAACACTCTCATTCTCAAAGCCGTCTCCAACGACGAGACGGTCAGCAAGTACACGCCGACGGCCCAGTTGAAAGCCAGCGTCACGGAGAACCGTGTCTACGAAGAGGATCCGGAGGAACGCCGGCAGAACTCGTTCCGCTGGGACGAAGACGAGGAAGAGGAGATCGAGTCTGAACTCGTCGAGTTCGCGGCGTTCAAGGGCGACCGCGAGACGGTACTCCAGAACTCGCTCCTCCAGTACGAGATGTTCAAGGTGCTGTGTGACATCGCCCTCCAGACCGAGAAGGGGACGTTGACGGCGATTTCCGAGCGCGACGGCGACCTCGAGGCGACCCGGATCGTCGACGGCGAAGCCAGACCCGCCGACGTCGAGGTCGTCGAGGGACCGCGTGAACGCAAGTCGGCCTCGAGTGGGGTCAACTGGCGGGACAACAAGTTCATTAGCGATTGA
- the gfcR gene encoding transcriptional regulator GfcR, giving the protein MKNVDDLIESAADLAERGLSKGEIADELNVSRETASWLVERSGTAPQPSAPETADTAGSADIHVDWSAIGRDSKRMGYIASAMADLLAKHGEDVDLTIGIEKAGGPIAALVAHELETDLGTYTPAKHQWEEGDIDELGGTFSRNFATIRGRECYVVDDTVTSGTTMRETIDAIRKEGGEPLACVVLADKQGVDELDGVPVYSLLQVISVGKDADE; this is encoded by the coding sequence ATGAAGAACGTCGACGACCTGATCGAGAGTGCGGCCGACCTCGCCGAGCGCGGCCTCTCGAAGGGCGAGATCGCAGACGAGTTGAACGTCTCCCGCGAGACGGCGAGCTGGCTGGTCGAACGCAGCGGCACCGCACCGCAACCGTCGGCTCCCGAGACAGCCGATACCGCCGGATCGGCGGACATCCACGTCGACTGGTCGGCCATCGGTCGGGACTCAAAGCGGATGGGCTACATCGCCAGCGCGATGGCCGATCTGCTCGCCAAACACGGCGAAGACGTCGATCTGACGATCGGCATCGAGAAGGCAGGCGGCCCCATCGCCGCGCTGGTCGCCCACGAACTCGAGACCGACCTGGGAACGTACACGCCGGCGAAACACCAGTGGGAGGAGGGCGACATCGACGAACTCGGCGGAACCTTCTCGCGAAACTTTGCGACGATTCGTGGCCGGGAGTGTTACGTCGTCGACGACACGGTCACCAGCGGGACGACCATGCGCGAGACCATCGACGCGATTCGAAAGGAAGGCGGTGAGCCGCTCGCGTGCGTCGTCCTCGCGGACAAGCAGGGCGTCGACGAACTCGACGGCGTCCCCGTCTACTCCCTGTTGCAGGTCATCAGCGTCGGGAAAGACGCGGACGAGTGA
- a CDS encoding HAD family hydrolase, with protein MERYDLVYRLYDEFDTKTLREYQEFVDVFPPIDSRVALEHWQDASEELESRKDEIRSSFAAGETLAEVAARTTRDQAFTALDLEAKYGRAVNVLVLDVDETLRSAGGTDNEIPRDTLHVLTEFHEAGLPIVICTGQTLENVKGFAIQGLGSEIVHSGNLSIVYETGNGVFTPGHGADTKQLLYEDLDAEIRDVFDDVRARVLPDAPEDLRRGCHLQGNEFNVTMKPNYETGSSRAREIIDDALVYVIDLLGGAVAEAVDWNGDDTSEAGDEGATEPADYARAFYAAEDPEVRGVLEQGGAYPDVDRSSVPNVLVDVFERIDVAYYEADAAEIGSLELDKVAGVERALSVLDVEDPFALVMGDSKSDLRVMEWVARNDAGIAAAPEHASEDVLEHVLGSDELVFDRGKSVDVLRTVYALNRFARLER; from the coding sequence ATGGAACGCTACGACCTCGTCTACCGGCTATACGACGAGTTCGACACGAAGACGCTCCGTGAGTACCAGGAGTTCGTCGACGTCTTCCCGCCAATCGACTCCAGGGTGGCCCTCGAGCACTGGCAGGACGCGAGCGAGGAACTCGAGTCCCGCAAAGACGAGATTCGCTCGTCGTTCGCCGCCGGGGAGACACTCGCCGAAGTCGCCGCGCGAACCACGCGCGACCAGGCGTTCACGGCGCTCGACCTCGAAGCGAAGTACGGCCGGGCGGTGAACGTCCTCGTGCTCGACGTCGACGAGACGCTTCGGTCCGCGGGCGGCACGGACAACGAGATTCCGCGCGACACTCTCCACGTGCTCACGGAGTTTCACGAGGCGGGACTCCCCATCGTCATCTGCACCGGCCAGACCCTCGAGAACGTCAAGGGGTTCGCTATCCAGGGGTTGGGCAGCGAGATCGTCCACTCGGGAAATCTCTCGATCGTCTACGAGACGGGCAACGGCGTCTTCACGCCGGGCCACGGTGCCGACACCAAACAACTGCTCTACGAGGACCTCGACGCGGAGATTCGCGACGTGTTCGACGACGTTCGCGCGCGCGTCCTCCCCGACGCCCCCGAGGACCTCCGCCGGGGATGTCACCTGCAGGGCAACGAGTTCAACGTGACGATGAAACCGAACTACGAGACCGGCTCGAGTCGGGCCCGCGAGATCATCGACGATGCACTCGTGTACGTGATCGACCTGCTGGGCGGTGCCGTCGCCGAGGCGGTGGACTGGAACGGGGACGACACGTCCGAAGCGGGCGACGAAGGCGCCACCGAGCCGGCCGACTACGCCCGCGCGTTCTACGCCGCCGAGGATCCCGAGGTCAGGGGCGTCCTCGAGCAAGGCGGCGCCTATCCCGACGTCGACCGTTCGAGCGTGCCCAACGTACTCGTGGACGTCTTCGAGCGCATCGACGTCGCCTACTACGAAGCCGACGCGGCCGAGATCGGTAGTCTCGAACTCGACAAGGTCGCCGGCGTCGAGCGCGCGCTCTCGGTCCTGGACGTCGAGGACCCGTTCGCGCTCGTCATGGGCGACTCGAAGAGCGACCTGCGCGTGATGGAGTGGGTCGCGAGAAACGACGCCGGCATCGCCGCCGCGCCGGAGCACGCCTCGGAGGACGTCCTCGAGCACGTCCTCGGGTCGGACGAACTCGTCTTCGACCGCGGCAAGAGCGTCGACGTCCTGCGGACGGTGTACGCGCTCAACCGGTTCGCCCGCCTCGAGCGCTGA
- a CDS encoding formate/nitrite transporter family protein, giving the protein MSDDDDSAAEIPQRAESGAPAYGTVMPDRFSSDEVFQRVVADADHEITSGTRELFFSALAGGFAITLTFLIYASMSTKTDSEVVAALLYPLGFIYIIIGGYQLYTENTLPPVALVLERLSSVPTLLRHWVIVLAGNFAGGALGAVALAYGGVFDAPSAEMAVSLAEKGIETPATSLFFKGAFAGLVVAGVVWINFAVRDTASRLLVVYLAFLMIPLGNLFHVVVSFTEVVYLTLVLGDVWILFPAMTQFVIPVLLGNTLGGVLLVTVVNYYQTSERRLDIDRYENTRRLTIREWLLGSLSGRTYVPVVDTVETIVRDEDSYRILVPIANPRTEARLVEFACALAETKEKGQVHVVHIVQAPQHVADSSGHHDRILRESDRLLEDIRRIGDGYDVEFGTSTIVSPRSFEEIFDRARRTRPDLVLMGWGQDQLWTSARAESHLDELTNRLPTDFLVVKDRGLDPSRVLLPTAGGPDSDLSAEIAQALEKGADAEITLLHVVDDPADRAAGEAFLSDWASDHGLEGAEIVIDDSGDVEQAICRTARDLNATVVMMGATERGLLSRLVRDSLHIDVARVVEGSVLLSERPSQRTFTERLFGSGSREDRRLEEYRDREKNAEAAEPRT; this is encoded by the coding sequence ATGAGCGACGACGACGATTCCGCAGCGGAGATTCCACAGCGGGCCGAGAGTGGTGCGCCGGCGTACGGGACGGTCATGCCGGACCGGTTTTCGTCCGACGAAGTCTTCCAGCGCGTCGTCGCCGACGCCGACCACGAAATCACGTCCGGCACGCGAGAACTCTTCTTCAGCGCGCTCGCCGGCGGCTTCGCGATCACGCTCACGTTCCTGATCTACGCCTCGATGTCGACGAAGACCGACAGCGAGGTCGTCGCCGCCCTGCTCTACCCGCTGGGGTTCATCTACATCATCATCGGCGGCTACCAGCTCTACACCGAGAACACCCTGCCGCCGGTCGCGCTGGTCCTCGAGCGCCTCTCGTCAGTCCCGACGCTCCTTCGCCACTGGGTGATCGTTCTCGCCGGGAACTTCGCCGGCGGCGCGCTCGGGGCGGTGGCCCTCGCCTACGGCGGCGTCTTCGATGCGCCATCGGCGGAGATGGCGGTCTCCCTCGCCGAGAAGGGCATCGAAACCCCGGCGACGAGTCTCTTCTTCAAGGGGGCATTCGCCGGCCTGGTCGTCGCGGGCGTCGTCTGGATCAACTTCGCCGTCCGCGACACCGCCTCCCGATTGCTCGTCGTCTATCTGGCCTTTCTGATGATCCCGCTCGGCAACCTGTTCCACGTCGTCGTCTCCTTCACCGAGGTGGTGTACCTCACCCTCGTCCTCGGTGACGTTTGGATACTATTTCCGGCAATGACACAGTTCGTGATCCCGGTGTTGCTCGGAAACACCCTCGGCGGCGTCCTGCTCGTCACCGTCGTCAACTACTACCAGACCAGCGAGCGGCGACTCGACATCGACCGCTACGAGAACACCAGGCGACTCACTATCCGGGAGTGGCTCCTCGGTTCGCTCTCGGGGCGTACCTACGTCCCCGTCGTCGACACCGTCGAGACGATCGTTCGCGACGAGGACTCCTACCGAATCCTCGTCCCCATCGCCAACCCACGAACCGAGGCTCGGCTCGTCGAGTTCGCCTGCGCGCTGGCGGAAACGAAAGAGAAGGGACAGGTCCACGTCGTCCACATCGTCCAGGCCCCCCAGCACGTCGCGGACAGTAGCGGCCACCACGACCGAATCCTCCGCGAGTCAGACCGCCTGCTCGAGGACATTCGCCGAATCGGCGACGGCTACGACGTCGAGTTCGGGACGTCGACCATCGTCTCTCCCCGATCGTTCGAGGAGATCTTCGACCGCGCCAGGCGGACCCGCCCCGACCTCGTGCTCATGGGGTGGGGACAGGACCAGCTGTGGACCTCCGCCCGCGCCGAGAGCCACCTCGACGAACTCACGAATCGGCTTCCGACGGACTTCCTCGTGGTCAAAGACCGCGGGCTCGATCCGTCGCGGGTGCTCCTCCCGACCGCTGGCGGCCCCGATTCGGACCTCAGCGCCGAAATCGCGCAGGCCCTCGAGAAGGGTGCCGACGCCGAGATCACCCTCTTACACGTCGTCGACGACCCGGCCGATCGGGCAGCAGGCGAGGCGTTCCTCTCCGACTGGGCGAGCGATCACGGACTCGAGGGGGCAGAAATCGTCATCGACGACTCGGGCGACGTCGAGCAGGCGATCTGTCGCACGGCCAGGGATCTGAACGCCACGGTCGTCATGATGGGCGCGACCGAGCGCGGCCTGCTCTCGCGGCTCGTCCGGGACTCGCTCCACATCGACGTCGCGCGCGTCGTCGAGGGATCGGTGCTGCTCTCGGAACGGCCGTCCCAGCGAACGTTCACCGAGCGGCTATTCGGGTCGGGCTCGAGGGAAGATCGTCGCCTCGAGGAGTACCGAGACCGAGAGAAGAACGCCGAAGCGGCCGAGCCTAGAACGTAG
- a CDS encoding acyl-CoA mutase large subunit family protein, which produces MFDAEDLEAIRRGKETWHDEQVEPVIDRFGEREETFTTDTGGQEVDRLYTPADVADLDYQEDLGYPGEAPYTRGVYSTGYRGRLWTMRQYAGFSTPEDTNERFHYLLDQGQTGLSMAFDLPTQMGYDSDADMSAGEVGKAGVAIDSLEDMETVFDGIPLDEVSTSMTINAPASVLLAMYIAVGDRQGVDRAELRGTIQNDLLKEYIARNTYIYPPEPSMRIITDIFEFCAGEVPKFNTISISGYHIREAGSTAAQELAFTLGNGLEYVEAAIDAGLDVDDFAPQLSFFFNGHNNIFEEVAKFRAARRMWHDMMDERFDAQNSKSKQLKFHTQTAGSMLTAQQIENNVVRVAFQALAAVLGGTQSLHTNGKDEALALPTEKSVRTALRTQQILAHESGAADTVDPLAGSYYVEHLTDEVETEAYDLLEEVDERGGMRRAIEQQWVQRQIQDTAFDRQREIEDGERIIVGVNEFEVDEDPEMDVQEVTEEDERRQIRSLESVREERDEEAVEAALEALREAARGDDNLMPVIVDAVKAYATVGEICNVFREEFGEYTPGSAV; this is translated from the coding sequence ATGTTCGATGCCGAGGATCTCGAGGCGATCCGCAGGGGGAAAGAAACCTGGCACGACGAGCAGGTCGAACCGGTGATCGACCGCTTCGGCGAACGTGAGGAGACGTTCACGACCGACACTGGCGGCCAGGAGGTCGACCGACTGTACACGCCGGCGGACGTCGCCGACCTCGACTATCAGGAGGACCTGGGCTATCCCGGGGAAGCACCCTACACCCGCGGCGTCTACTCCACCGGCTACCGGGGTCGGCTGTGGACGATGCGCCAGTACGCCGGCTTCTCGACGCCCGAGGACACCAACGAGCGATTTCACTACCTGCTCGATCAGGGACAGACCGGGCTCTCGATGGCGTTCGACCTCCCGACCCAGATGGGCTACGATTCGGATGCCGACATGTCCGCCGGCGAGGTCGGCAAGGCCGGCGTCGCCATCGACTCGCTCGAGGACATGGAGACGGTGTTCGACGGCATCCCGCTCGACGAGGTGTCGACGAGCATGACGATCAACGCGCCCGCGTCGGTCCTGCTGGCGATGTACATCGCCGTAGGAGACCGCCAGGGCGTCGACCGCGCCGAACTCAGGGGAACCATCCAGAACGACCTCCTCAAGGAGTACATCGCCCGGAACACCTACATCTACCCGCCCGAGCCGTCGATGCGGATCATCACGGACATCTTCGAATTCTGCGCCGGGGAAGTGCCCAAGTTCAACACCATCTCCATCTCGGGCTATCACATCCGCGAGGCTGGCTCGACCGCCGCCCAGGAACTCGCCTTCACGCTGGGCAACGGCCTCGAGTACGTCGAGGCCGCCATCGACGCCGGGCTGGACGTCGACGACTTCGCCCCGCAGCTCTCCTTCTTCTTCAACGGGCACAACAACATCTTCGAGGAGGTCGCGAAGTTCCGTGCCGCGCGGCGAATGTGGCACGACATGATGGACGAACGCTTCGACGCGCAAAATTCCAAGTCGAAACAGCTTAAGTTCCACACCCAGACGGCGGGCTCGATGCTCACCGCCCAGCAGATCGAGAACAACGTCGTCCGGGTGGCCTTCCAGGCGCTGGCGGCAGTCCTTGGGGGAACGCAAAGCCTCCACACCAACGGGAAAGACGAGGCACTGGCTCTGCCGACCGAGAAGTCCGTCCGGACCGCCCTGCGTACCCAGCAAATCCTCGCTCACGAATCCGGCGCGGCAGACACTGTCGACCCGCTCGCAGGCAGTTACTACGTCGAGCACCTCACCGACGAGGTCGAAACCGAGGCCTACGACCTCCTCGAGGAGGTCGACGAGCGCGGCGGAATGCGGCGAGCGATCGAACAGCAGTGGGTCCAGCGCCAGATCCAGGACACCGCGTTCGACCGCCAGCGCGAGATCGAAGACGGCGAGCGCATCATCGTCGGCGTCAACGAGTTCGAGGTCGACGAAGACCCCGAGATGGACGTCCAGGAGGTCACCGAAGAGGACGAACGGCGCCAGATCCGAAGCCTCGAGTCCGTCCGCGAGGAGCGAGACGAGGAGGCCGTCGAGGCGGCGCTCGAGGCCCTGCGGGAGGCCGCGCGGGGCGACGACAATCTCATGCCGGTCATCGTCGACGCGGTCAAGGCGTACGCGACGGTGGGAGAGATCTGTAACGTCTTTCGCGAGGAGTTCGGGGAGTACACGCCGGGGAGCGCGGTGTAA
- a CDS encoding aldo/keto reductase: MSRLTIDSTVSAADASIPALGFGTARITGEDCAQAVEWALEAGYRHLDTATMYDNESAVGDGLERAEVPRDEVFVVTKIDPEDAAFDDVIESARGSCDRLGIETIDLLLLHAPSDEVPLEITLDAMNHLQDEGVVDHIGVSNFSVPELEEAVDRSETPIVTNQVKYNPYTRQDALLEYCLEADVSLTAYSPLARGDVADDERLESIGERHGKSAAQVALRWLLQQPSVVAIPKAASREHVEANADCFDVELSEEEMREVFEISGESPAFALEDEGGGGDAGGS; encoded by the coding sequence ATGTCACGACTGACCATCGACTCGACCGTTTCGGCCGCCGATGCGTCGATCCCCGCACTCGGCTTCGGCACCGCCCGGATCACCGGCGAGGACTGCGCACAGGCCGTCGAGTGGGCCCTCGAGGCCGGCTACCGCCACCTCGACACGGCGACGATGTACGACAACGAATCGGCCGTCGGCGACGGCCTCGAGCGCGCGGAGGTCCCCCGAGACGAGGTGTTCGTCGTCACGAAGATCGATCCCGAGGACGCGGCCTTCGACGACGTGATCGAGTCCGCACGGGGGAGTTGTGACCGACTGGGGATCGAGACGATCGACCTCCTGCTGTTGCACGCGCCGAGCGACGAGGTGCCCCTCGAGATTACCCTCGACGCGATGAACCACCTCCAGGACGAGGGCGTCGTCGACCACATCGGTGTCAGCAACTTCTCGGTCCCGGAACTCGAGGAGGCCGTCGACCGGTCGGAGACGCCCATCGTCACGAACCAGGTGAAGTACAATCCGTACACCCGGCAGGACGCGCTGCTCGAGTACTGTCTCGAGGCGGACGTCTCGCTCACGGCTTACTCGCCGCTGGCGAGGGGAGACGTCGCCGACGACGAGCGCCTCGAGTCCATCGGCGAGCGACACGGCAAGTCGGCGGCGCAGGTGGCGCTGCGCTGGCTGCTTCAGCAGCCGTCGGTGGTCGCGATTCCGAAGGCGGCGAGTCGCGAGCACGTGGAAGCGAACGCCGACTGCTTCGACGTCGAACTCTCCGAGGAGGAGATGCGCGAGGTGTTCGAGATTTCGGGAGAGTCGCCGGCGTTCGCGCTCGAGGACGAGGGCGGAGGTGGGGACGCCGGCGGGTCGTAA